The stretch of DNA GACGGCGCGGGCAAGGGCTGGCTGGCCCCCATCGACAAGCGTGAGCGCCACTCTACCCCCATCGCCGATCTGGGTGGCGCGGAAGAGGGCCAACTGGTTCTGGCCGAACCCGTCAGCCGCTCGCCGCGCGCGGGCATGCGGGTGACGGTGGTGCTGGGCGACCCGCTGGCACCGCGCGCCTTCAGCCTGATCGCCATCCACAAGCATGGCATTCCGCATATCTTCCCGCAGGACGCCTTGCAGGAGGCTGAGGTCGCGGCGCGCGAAGCCCTAAGCAGCGAAAAGCGCGAGGACCTCACCCATCTGCCCATCGTCGCTATCGATCCCAGCGACGCGCGCGACCATGACGACGCCATCTGGGCCGAGCCCGACGGGCAGGGCGGCTGGCGTACGGTGGTGGCCATTGCCGACGTCAGCTTCTACGTCCGCCCCGGCAGCGCCATTGACAAGGAGGCCCGCAAGCGCGGCAATTCGGTCTATTTCCCCGACCGCGTGGTGCCGATGCTGCCCGAGGTGCTGTCGGCCGATGTCTGTTCGCTGAAAGCCGGGGCGCCGCGCGCGGCCATGGCTTGCCATATGAATTTCGACGCCGAAGGCAAGATGACCGCCTTTCGTTTCACCCGCGCCATCGTCCGCATCGCCGAGGTGATCGCTTACGAGGAAGCGCAGGCCCGCATCGACGAAGGCCGCGCCGAAAAGCATCTCACCGATCTGTGGGAGGCATGGAAAGTTCTGGAAGCCGCGCGCAACAAGCGCGACCCGCTCAACCTCGAACTGCCCGAGCGCCGGGTGCAGCTCGACGAAAAGGGCCGCATCGCGGGCATCGCCCTGCGCGAAAGACTCGATGCCCACCGCGTGGTCGAGGATTTCATGATCGCGGCCAATGTCGCGGCGGCCAAGGCGCTGGAAAGCAAGGTCGCCCCCGTGGTCTATCGCATCCACGAGCCGCCCAACCGCGAAAAGCTTGTGGCCCTGAAGGATTATCTCGCCACCTTCGAGCGCAAGCTGGCGCTGGGGCAGGTGATCACCCCGGCGCTGTTCAACCGCATGCTGAAAAGCATCGAGGATGAGGCGGAAAAGGCGCTGATCATGGAAGCCGTGCTGCGCAGCCAGACCCAGGCCTATTATGGCCCCAAGAACGCCGGGCACTTCGGTCTGGCGCTGGGCAGCTATGCGCATTTCACCTCGCCGATCCGCCGCTATTCGGATCTGCTGGTGCATCGCTCGCTGGTCGACGCCTTCGGGCTGGAGCAGCCCGCGCCCAAGGGCGACATCCCCGAGCATTCCGGCCTTGCCCCGCGCGACCGTCAGGACATGGCCCGCATCACCGATGCCATCTCGCGCACCGAACGCCGCGCCATGGAGGCCGAGCGCGAAACCATCGACCGCTACGTCGCGGCATGGCTCTCGACCCGCGTGGGTGAGATCTTCCAGTGCCGCATCACCGGCGTGCAGCGTTTCGGTCTGTTTGCGACCATCGTCGGACTAGGCGGCGACGGGCTGGTCCCCGTATCCGTGCTGGGTGATGAGCGGTTCTTCCACGATGAAAAGGCACAGGTGCTGCGCGGCGAGCAGAGCGGCATCACCTATGCCATCGGCGACCGGCTGCCCCTGCGGCTGGCGGAGGCCAATCCCTTGACCGGCGCGCTGAAATTCGAGCCCGAAGACAGCGATGGCCGCATCGAGAAGCGCGGCGCCCCGGCGCCTGTCGGGCTGAAGAAGCGCGGCAGCCATCTGGTGGGCCAGCGCGGCCGCCCGGCCAACATCCGCCATCAGGGGAAACGCCGCTGATGATGCAGGGGGGAGTCTTCTGGAAATTCGGCGAGGCCGAATGCGCGGCACCGGCCCGCTCCCCCGCCCGGTCACCCATCGGTCGTATCCTGTGGGTGGCCGGGCGGGGGAGCGGGCTGGCGCCGCACGCAAAATGCGCTTTTGCGCATTTTGCCAAAAGACTCTCAGCTCAATCGGTCGATCTCATCCTCGGCAAGGCCGCCGGGGATGATCATCAGCGGGCAGGGCAGGCTGCCCAGACCCGGACCGGTGAAGTGAGTCACCAGCGCGCCCGGCTCGCCATCGCGCGCGGCGCCCAGCACCAGCGCGGCGACCTCGGTATGCGCGGTGAGGTGATCGCGCACGACCTTCACCGCCTCGCCCTGCTGGACCGAGATCTCGGGCATGCGCCCGCCCTCGGCCACAATGGCGCTGGCCAGGCTTGTCAACAGCACTTCCGCACGATCCCGCGCTTCCTGCTCGATGGTGGCCGCAATGCCGCCGAAAGCGACGAAGGGCTCGGGTTCGATCACGCTGAGCAGATGCACCGCGCCCCCGGTTTTGGCGGCACGCCTGCTCGCGAAACGCAAGGCCACGCGGGCCTCTTCGGTTTCGTCGATGATGACGAGATAGATCCGCATGGCCCCTCTTTTCCCGGTTCCCGTACCGCGCATTTTGCGCCATCACCTATCCGCCACAAACCTATTTCACGCAAGCCACCTTGCCGAGGCTCATACTTTTGGCCAGAAGCCCGCGTGAACAACATTTCACCTTGGATTGAGGACTGATTGCCCCATGCCGATTGCGATCAAGATGCCCGCGCTCTCGCCCACGATGGAGCAGGGCAAGCTGGCCCGGTGGCTGGTGAAGGTTGGCGACACCGTCTCCTCCGGCGACATTATGGCCGAGATCGAGACCGACAAGGCCACCATGGAATTCGAGGCTGTCGATGAAGGCGTGATCGTCTCGATCGACATCGCCGAAGGCACCGACGATGTGAAGGTCGGCACCGTGATCGCCCAGCTTGCCGGCGAGGGCGAAGACGCCTCCGCCAAGCCTGCTGCCGCCGCGCCTGCCGCTGCCGAAAAGCCCGCTGCTGCTCCGGCTGCCGCCGCTCCGGCCCCGGCTGCTGCCCCGGCCCCCGTTGCCGCCAAGGCTGCGGGTGACCGCGTGGTCGCCTCGCCGCTGGCCCGCCGCATTGCCGCCCAGAAGGGCGTCGATCTGGCTGGCGTCACCGGTTCGGGCCCCAACGGCCGCATCGTCAAGGCCGACGTCGAGGGCGCCAAGCCCGGCGCCGCCGCGCCTGCCGCTGCCGCCGCTTCGGCGCCTGTCGCTGCTGCTCCCGCCGCGCCGACCCCGGCCGCGCCTTCTGCCCTGCCTGACTTCGGCATCCCGCATGAGGACCAGCCGCTCTCGGGCATGCGCAAGACCATCGCGCGCCGCCTGACCGAGTCGAAGCAGCAGGTGCCGCATATCTACCTGTCGCTCGACGTGCGTCTGGACGCGCTGCTCAAGCTGCGCGGCGATGTGAACGCCTCGCTGGCCGGGCGCGGCGTGAAGGTGTCGGTCAACGATATCCTGATCAAGGCGCTGGGCGTTGCTCTGGAGCAGGTGCCGGTGTGCAATGTCGCCTTCGCGGGTGACACGATCCGCCAGTACAACCGCGCCGACGTGTCGGTGGCGGTCTCGATCCCCAATGGCCTCATTACCCCGATCATCAAGGATGCCGCGGGCAAGGGTCTGGCCAAGATCAGCACCGAAATGTCGGATCTGGCCAAGCGCGCCAAGGAGGGCAAGCTGGCCCCGACCGAATATGTCGGCGGCACGGCCAGCCTGTCGAACATGGGCATGATGGGCATCAAGACCTTCCAGGCGATCATTAACCCGCCCCAGGCCATGATCCTGGCGATCGGCGCGGGCGAGAAGCGCCCCTGGGTGCTGGAAGACGGCTCGCTGGGCGTCGCCACGGCGATGACCATCACCGGCAGCTTCGACCACCGCGCCATCGATGGTGCCGATGGCGCCAAGCTGATGGCGGCTCTCAAGGATCTCATCGAGAACCCGCTGAGCCTGCTGGCCTGACGATAAAGCCGGGGCGCCGCGCTGTGGAGGCGCGGTTCCCCGGCATCGCCTCGATGCCATCCGGCAGAGGGGCAGGATAAAAGACCGCGAGGCGGCATCGTGACAGGGACCGGACGCGGGAAGGGCCAGGGCTTGAGTGCCTACCCACCCGGCGGGCGCGCCTTGAAACGCTCCGCCTTGCAAGGAAGACCCCCGATGATCGAACCGCTCGTTCCCCGCCCCGCCACCGAACCGGTGATCCGCGTCACCGCCATGCCGCGCGATGCCAACGCCTATGGCGACATCTTCGGCGGCTGGTTGATGAGCCTGATGGACAATGGCGCCGGCTTTATTGCCTCGCGCCATTCTCGCGGCCGCGCGGTGACCATCGCCATGGATGGCATGCAGTTTCTGCAACCGGTGAAGATCGGTGACGAAGTCTCTGTCTATGGCGAGATCACCAAGGTCGGGCGGACTTCGATGACGATCGCGGTGGAGGCCTGGGGCCGCCACCGGCATGAGCTTGACGCCGTGAAGGTGACCGAAGCGGTCTTCACCTTTGTGGCCGTAGATGAGAACGGGCGTCCGCGCCCCGTTACGCAGGAGAAGTAATCTCGTGGCTGAACAGTATGATGTGATCGTTCTGGGTTCGGGCCCCGGTGGCTATGTCGCGGCGATCCGCGCGGCGCAGCTGGGCCTGAAGACCGCCATTGTCGAGCGCGAGAATCTGGGCGGTATCTGCCTCAACTGGGGCTGCATCCCGACCAAGGCGCTGCTGCGCTCGGCCGAGGTGTTTCACCAGATGCAGCATGCCAAGGCTTACGGCCTTTCGGCAACGGGTGTGACGGCTGATCTGGCCGCTGTGGTTGCCCGTTCGCGCGGCGTGGCCAAGCAGCTCAATCAGGGCGTCACGCATCTGATGAAGAAGAACAAGGTCACCGTCCATATGGGCGTTGGCAAGATCCTGAAGCCCGGCACGCTGGAAGTGACCGGCGAGAAGGGCAAGGAGACCCTGACCGCCAAGCACATCATCGTCGCCACTGGCGCCCGTGCCCGCGATCTGCCCTTTGCCAAGGCGGATGGTGACAAGATCTGGACCTACCGCCACGCCATGACGCCGAAGGAAATGCCTTCGAAGCTGCTGGTGATCGGCTCGGGCGCGATCGGCATCGAATTTGCCAGCTTCTACAACGATCTGGGCGCCAAGGTGACCGTGGTCGAGATGATGGACCGCATCGTGCCTGTCGAGGACAAGGACGTGTCGACCTTCCTCGAAAAGGCACTGGTCAAGCAGGGCATGACGATCCTGACCGGCACGGGCGTCGATGGCATCACCACCACCGCGACGGGCATCAAGGCCAAGATCAAGGGCAAGGACGGCAAGGTCACCGAAGAGGACTTCAGCCATGTGATCGTGGCGGTTGGCGTGGTCGCCAACACCGAGAACATCGGTCTGGAAGAGGTTGGCATCAAGACCGAGCGCGGCATCATCGCCATCGACGATCATGGCCGTACCGCCGTGAAGGGTATCTGGGCGATTGGCGACGTGACCCCCGGTCCGTGGCTCGCCCACAAGGCCAGCCATGAGGGCGTGACCGCCGCCGAGGCCATCGCCAAGGAGCTGGGCAACAAGGAAGTCCATCCCCATGGTCTGGACCGCAACAACATCCCCGGTTGCACCTATTGCCACCCGCAGATTGCCAGCGTCGGCATGACCGAGGCCAAGGCCAAGGAAGCCGGTTACACCGTCAAGGTCGGCAATTTCCCCTTCATCGGCAATGGCAAGGCCATCGCTCTGGGTGAGCCCGAGGGCTTCATCAAGACCGTGTTCGACGCCAAGACCGGCGAGCTGCTGGGCGCTCACATGATCGGCGCGGAAGTGACCGAGTTGATCCAGGGCTATGTGGTCGGCAAGACGCTGGAGACCACCGAGCAGGAGCTGATGCAGACGGTGTTCGCCCACCCGACGCTGAGCGAAATGATGCATGAGAGCGTGCTCTCGGCTTACGGTCGCGCGATCCACTTCTAAGTTTCACGCACTGAAACTAAGGTCAGGCCTGCCCACCGGAGAACCCCGGTAGGCAGGCCTTAACCATATTTTGCGATGGGTGTCGGATGAGCGACACCGGGCGGATTATGGCACAAGGCAGGGGTAAGGCGATCGCCCCGCGCAGCCTTGCATTGGCGCTGCTGGCCATGCTCGGCGCCATGCAGATCGGCCTCTGGGCTTTTCTGGGCCTGCCTGTCGCCCTGCTGCTGACGGGAACGGCAGCGCTGGCGGGGCTGATCTGGTCGCTGGCGGTTCTGCCCGGCTGGCATGGCAGGATCAGCCTGACCTCATGGCTGATCGCCACGCTCGTCGCTTTCGCGATCCTGCTGTTGGGCGGCGAGGGACGATGGTTCTACGCCACGCCCGATTGGCAGGTGCGCTATGCGGTGTTGCGCGACCTGACCGAGCAGCCATGGCCC from Novosphingobium sp. encodes:
- a CDS encoding VacB/RNase II family 3'-5' exoribonuclease, which gives rise to MPNAQQVLDFIASATGEVGKREIAKHFGLQGQEKIQLKALLKDMAEEGLIDGKRTAYHRMGGVPKVTVLRVIEIEDGEPVAVPDTWEPEDNTPAPRLRVIEPRGGGKRGPAVRGVGPLRAGDRVLARTEETERGWQAHPMKKLPAQADQTMGVVEIDGAGKGWLAPIDKRERHSTPIADLGGAEEGQLVLAEPVSRSPRAGMRVTVVLGDPLAPRAFSLIAIHKHGIPHIFPQDALQEAEVAAREALSSEKREDLTHLPIVAIDPSDARDHDDAIWAEPDGQGGWRTVVAIADVSFYVRPGSAIDKEARKRGNSVYFPDRVVPMLPEVLSADVCSLKAGAPRAAMACHMNFDAEGKMTAFRFTRAIVRIAEVIAYEEAQARIDEGRAEKHLTDLWEAWKVLEAARNKRDPLNLELPERRVQLDEKGRIAGIALRERLDAHRVVEDFMIAANVAAAKALESKVAPVVYRIHEPPNREKLVALKDYLATFERKLALGQVITPALFNRMLKSIEDEAEKALIMEAVLRSQTQAYYGPKNAGHFGLALGSYAHFTSPIRRYSDLLVHRSLVDAFGLEQPAPKGDIPEHSGLAPRDRQDMARITDAISRTERRAMEAERETIDRYVAAWLSTRVGEIFQCRITGVQRFGLFATIVGLGGDGLVPVSVLGDERFFHDEKAQVLRGEQSGITYAIGDRLPLRLAEANPLTGALKFEPEDSDGRIEKRGAPAPVGLKKRGSHLVGQRGRPANIRHQGKRR
- a CDS encoding universal stress protein, which encodes MRIYLVIIDETEEARVALRFASRRAAKTGGAVHLLSVIEPEPFVAFGGIAATIEQEARDRAEVLLTSLASAIVAEGGRMPEISVQQGEAVKVVRDHLTAHTEVAALVLGAARDGEPGALVTHFTGPGLGSLPCPLMIIPGGLAEDEIDRLS
- a CDS encoding pyruvate dehydrogenase complex dihydrolipoamide acetyltransferase; translated protein: MPIAIKMPALSPTMEQGKLARWLVKVGDTVSSGDIMAEIETDKATMEFEAVDEGVIVSIDIAEGTDDVKVGTVIAQLAGEGEDASAKPAAAAPAAAEKPAAAPAAAAPAPAAAPAPVAAKAAGDRVVASPLARRIAAQKGVDLAGVTGSGPNGRIVKADVEGAKPGAAAPAAAAASAPVAAAPAAPTPAAPSALPDFGIPHEDQPLSGMRKTIARRLTESKQQVPHIYLSLDVRLDALLKLRGDVNASLAGRGVKVSVNDILIKALGVALEQVPVCNVAFAGDTIRQYNRADVSVAVSIPNGLITPIIKDAAGKGLAKISTEMSDLAKRAKEGKLAPTEYVGGTASLSNMGMMGIKTFQAIINPPQAMILAIGAGEKRPWVLEDGSLGVATAMTITGSFDHRAIDGADGAKLMAALKDLIENPLSLLA
- a CDS encoding acyl-CoA thioesterase, with amino-acid sequence MIEPLVPRPATEPVIRVTAMPRDANAYGDIFGGWLMSLMDNGAGFIASRHSRGRAVTIAMDGMQFLQPVKIGDEVSVYGEITKVGRTSMTIAVEAWGRHRHELDAVKVTEAVFTFVAVDENGRPRPVTQEK
- the lpdA gene encoding dihydrolipoyl dehydrogenase; its protein translation is MAEQYDVIVLGSGPGGYVAAIRAAQLGLKTAIVERENLGGICLNWGCIPTKALLRSAEVFHQMQHAKAYGLSATGVTADLAAVVARSRGVAKQLNQGVTHLMKKNKVTVHMGVGKILKPGTLEVTGEKGKETLTAKHIIVATGARARDLPFAKADGDKIWTYRHAMTPKEMPSKLLVIGSGAIGIEFASFYNDLGAKVTVVEMMDRIVPVEDKDVSTFLEKALVKQGMTILTGTGVDGITTTATGIKAKIKGKDGKVTEEDFSHVIVAVGVVANTENIGLEEVGIKTERGIIAIDDHGRTAVKGIWAIGDVTPGPWLAHKASHEGVTAAEAIAKELGNKEVHPHGLDRNNIPGCTYCHPQIASVGMTEAKAKEAGYTVKVGNFPFIGNGKAIALGEPEGFIKTVFDAKTGELLGAHMIGAEVTELIQGYVVGKTLETTEQELMQTVFAHPTLSEMMHESVLSAYGRAIHF